The following coding sequences are from one Eucalyptus grandis isolate ANBG69807.140 chromosome 11, ASM1654582v1, whole genome shotgun sequence window:
- the LOC120289829 gene encoding uncharacterized protein LOC120289829 — MTLRARLPDFTFPISGNHPASAPIVVGKWYCPCVFVRDEGVETKHQMKKSMFYKMVLEQKWEELHTCENNVNNKDNNKARVNVALTKEEASVFGLRAVEDDDGTSDGFVWFKVMTHDEARRGIRLGVSEAIAEKMKWVMREGGWAHDDGGSGREVRVESVEEFKGDRMWKRFGCYVLVESFVMTRLDGSLVLKCDFRHTHRIQCKWE, encoded by the coding sequence ATGACTCTGAGAGCCCGCCTCCCCGACTTCACTTTCCCAATCTCAGGCAATCATCCAGCTTCTGCTCCTATTGTTGTGGGCAAATGGTATTGCCCATGTGTTTTTGTTAGGGATGAAGGTGTCGAGACCAAGCACCAAATGAAGAAGTCGATGTTCTACAAGATGGTACTTGAGCAAAAGTGGGAGGAGCTTCACACGTGCGAGAATAATGTGAACAACAAGGACAATAATAAGGCCAGGGTAAATGTGGCTTTGACCAAGGAGGAGGCTTCGGTCTTCGGCCTGAGAGCAGTGGAGGATGATGATGGGACTAGTGATGGCTTTGTGTGGTTCAAGGTCATGACACATGACGAGGCACGGAGAGGAATCAGATTGGGGGTGAGTGAGGCCATTGCTGAGAAGATGAAGTGGGTGATGAGGGAAGGAGGGTGGGCTCATGATGATGGTGGATCAGGAAGAGAAGTGAGAGTGGAGAGCGTGGAAGAGTTCAAAGGTGACAGGATGTGGAAGAGATTCGGTTGCTATGTCTTGGTGGAGAGCTTTGTTATGACAAGATTGGATGGGAGTTTGGTGCTCAAGTGTGATTTTAGGCACACGCACAGGATTCAATGCAAGTGGGAGTGA
- the LOC104422073 gene encoding LOW QUALITY PROTEIN: (-)-germacrene D synthase (The sequence of the model RefSeq protein was modified relative to this genomic sequence to represent the inferred CDS: deleted 2 bases in 1 codon; substituted 1 base at 1 genomic stop codon) — MALATSANRPLPAKENSQMVERRSVDYHPSLWEDYLAKYSSPSNSMDDGHDQQAEQEIQKLKDEVKRMLCAHADKPSLKLDMIDQIQRLGIAYHFASEIDCAEKLSETYFVSNNGDHDNDDLYTVALLFRLLRQQGYRISCDIFNKFKDTSGKFSEKHASDIRGLLSLYEASHLSVHGEDVLDQALSFSLKHLESIDKEQLSPPLPAQVQHALKQTIRXGVPRLEARRYISMYEAEPLHNKVLLSLAKLDFNHLQKQHQKELFDLARWWMGLDFKSKLPFARDRLVEGYFWILGVHFKPELAPVRRMMTKVIAMTSVLDDIYDVYGTYEELELFTRAVQRWDIDCINELPEYMQVFYKALIDVYVEIGEKLACTGRSYGLDYAKEAMKRQARSYFAEAKWLHQQHKPTMDEYMSVALVSSGYPLLAITSFVGMQDIVTKDDLDWLFNDPKILKASTVICRLMDDLATHKFEQGREHADSAVQCYMKQYNVTEQEAENDLRKQVDDAWKDLNEECLCPTAVAKPLLMGILNLTRVMDVLYKDGGDHYTNPHIMLKDYIRSVLMDPVQTF; from the exons ATGGCCCTAGCAACCTCAGCAAATCGTCCTCTTCCTGCTAAAGAAAACAGCCAGATGGTTGAACGCCGGTCGGTAGATTATCATCCGAGCTTGTGGGAGGATTACCTCGCCAAATATTCTTCTCCCTCCAACTCAATG GATGATGGCCATGATCAGCAGGCGGAACAAGAAATCCAGAAGCTGAAGGACGAGGTGAAGAGGATGCTATGCGCTCATGCGGACAAGCCATCCCTGAAACTGGATATGATTGATCAAATACAACGCTTAGGCATTGCGTACCACTTCGCAAGCGAGATTGAT TGTGCTGAAAAACTTAGCGAGACCTATTTTGTTAGTAATAATGGAGATCATGATAATGACGACCTCTACACAGTCGCTCTCCTCTTCCGTTTATTGCGACAACAAGGTTACCGTATTTCATGCG ATATCTTCAACAAGTTCAAGGACACCAGCGGAAAGTTCAGTGAAAAACACGCAAGTGACATACGTGGATTACTAAGTTTGTATGAAGCTAGCCATTTGAGTGTGCATGGAGAAGATGTTCTCGATCAAGCGCTTTCTTTCAGTTTAAAGCATCTGGAATCCATTGACAAGGAGCAACTGAGCCCTCCTCTCCCAGCACAAGTCCAACATGCCTTAAAGCAAACAATTCGTTGAGGGGTGCCGAGGCTCGAGGCAAGACGATACATCTCCATGTATGAAGCGGAGCCTTTGCATAATAAAGTGTTACTATCACTTGCCAAGTTGGATTTCAACCACTTGCAAAAGCAACACCAGAAGGAGTTATTTGATCTTGCAAG GTGGTGGATGGGTTTGGACTTCAAGAGCAAGTTACCATTTGCAAGAGATAGGCTCGTGGAAGGATATTTCTGGATTTTGGGAGTTCATTTTAAGCCCGAATTAGCGCCTGTTAGAAGAATGATGACCAAAGTGATTGCAATGACTTCAGTTCTTGATGACATATATGATGTCTATGGCACCTATGAAGAGCTAGAGCTCTTTACTCGAGCTGTTCAAAG ATGGGACATTGATTGCATAAATGAACTTCCAGAGTACATGCAAGTGTTCTACAAAGCACTTATCGATGTCTACGTTGAAATTGGAGAAAAGCTAGCTTGCACTGGAAGATCGTATGGCCTCGACTATGCGAAAGAGGCA ATGAAAAGGCAAGCGAGATCCTACTTTGCTGAAGCAAAATGGCTGCACCAACAACACAAGCCCACAATGGATGAGTACATGTCCGTCGCATTAGTATCGAGTGGTTACCCCTTGTTAGCGATCACGTCCTTTGTTGGAATGCAAGATATTGTAACAAAAGACGATTTAGATTGGCTGTTCAACGACCCAAAGATACTCAAGGCTTCAACAGTTATTTGCAGGCTCATGGATGATTTGGCCACTCATAAG TTTGAGCAAGGAAGAGAACATGCGGACTCAGCTGTGCAATGTTACATGAAGCAATACAATGTCACGGAACAAGAAGCGGAGAATGACCTTCGCAAGCAAGTTGATGATGCGTGGAAGGACCTGAATGAGGAGTGTCTTTGCCCGACTGCTGTCGCCAAGCCGCTTCTCATGGGAATTCTCAACCTTACACGAGTGATGGATGTGCTGTACAAGGATGGAGGAGATCATTATACCAATCCTCATATTATGCTGAAAGATTACATACGCTCGGTGCTCATGGATCCAGTCCAAACGTTTTGA